A window of Oncorhynchus nerka isolate Pitt River linkage group LG4, Oner_Uvic_2.0, whole genome shotgun sequence contains these coding sequences:
- the LOC115126120 gene encoding leucine-rich repeat-containing protein 19 — protein MNCSVRGGNNGESDYWRKLVVNCSFKTLQFIPSNYSQTITKLILSNNFIALSSADEAALKNYSNLIELHLDGNLLTVLPGKLFEAMSKLEVLDLSHNNISRVEPKALAGLVNLRELDLSYNRLQSLPLHLLDDLKKLSILRLAGNTLREFDISVESISLKVLDLKRNPWNCSCVFLNRIKSITDSKVQIRVSNATCASPEDQSGKGILDNGTSCSSGSSSTTTTLPPPTTQSTTKPTSAQTTTHSVSLAVAANASLVLTGVGPVSGSGVPVVGNTWKFLLGVVAIALTTSMLIVCAVKAPSWYKLLFNYRHQRLRDDDDAGVYSTGRYSSFSLDTEQTETSAHELDHGLDGLDNEEDGYIEDRYIEPGVYEDNR, from the exons ATGAACTGCTCAGTGAGAGGAGGAAACAATGGTGAGAGTGACTACTGGAGGAAACTG GTTGTGAACTGTAGCTTCAAGACACTGCAATTCATACCCTCAAATTACAGTCAAACCATCACCAAACTAATTCTCAGCAATAACTTCATAGCGTTATCCAGCGCTGATGAAGCTGCTCTGAAGAACTACTCCAATCTGATTGAGCTCCATCTAGATGGTAACTTGTTGACTGTCCTGCCAGGGAAGCTGTTTGAGGCCATGTCAAAGCTGGAGGTCCTCGACCTGTCCCACAATAACATCAGTAGAGTGGAGCCAAAGGCGTTGGCTGGCCTGGTTAACCTGAGGGAGCTGGACCTGTCCTACAATCGTCTACAGTCACTACCTCTACATCTACTGGATGATTTAAAGAAGCTGTCTATCCTCAGGCTAGCGGGGAACACACTGCGGGAGTTCGACATCTCTGTGGAGAGCATTTCATTAAAGGTGCTAGATCTGAAGAGAAATCCCTGGAACTGTTCTTGTGTATTTCTCAACCGGATTAAATCGATTACCGACTCAAAGGTTCAGATAA GAGTCTCAAATGCCACCTGTGCCAGCCCTGAGGACCAGTCCGGTAAAGGGATCCTGGACAACGGTACCAGCTGCTCTTCGGggtcatcatcaacaacaacaacacttccCCCACCTACAACTCAGTCAAccactaagccaacctcagcccAGACCACTACACACTCAGTGTCACTTGCAGTTGCTGCAAATGCAAGCCTCGTCTTAACCg GTGTGGGCCCAGTCAGTGGCAGTGGGGTGCCAGTGGTGGGGAACACCTGGAAGTTTCTCCTGGGTGTGGTAGCCATCGCCCTGACCACCTCTATGCTCATCGTGTGTGCCGTCAAGGCACCATCCTGGTACAAGCTGCTGTTCAACTACCGGCACCAGCGGCTGAGAGATGACGATGATGCCGGCGTGTACTCTACGGGCCGCTACTCTAGTTTCAGCTTGGACACGGAGCAAACGGAGACCAGCGCCCATGAGCTGGACCACGGGCTAGACGGGTTGGATAATGAGGAGGATGGATACATAGAGGACCGTTATATAGAGCCTGGGGTCTATGAAGACAACAGATAA